The Mixophyes fleayi isolate aMixFle1 chromosome 1, aMixFle1.hap1, whole genome shotgun sequence genome includes a region encoding these proteins:
- the TINCR gene encoding TINCR ubiquitin domain containing, with amino-acid sequence MEKLRRLSLHWVKFEIIVHVPEDCQMFPVTVRPTDTIKDLRVHLVKQGITSWKKQFTYNGKELGEYETIRNLNIKKGAVVLLVNTSER; translated from the coding sequence ATGGAAAAGCTAAGAAGATTAAGTTTACATTGGGTCAAGTTTGAGATCATAGTTCATGTGCCAGAAGATTGTCAGATGTTTCCTGTAACAGTCAGGCCAACGGACACCATAAAGGACCTTAGAGTTCATTTAGTAAAACAAGGTATCACCTCATGGAAGAAACAATTTACCTACAATGGGAAAGAATTAGGAGAATATGAAACTATTAGAAACCTCAACATCAAAAAAGGAGCTGTTGTTTTACTTGTTAACACAagtgaaag